One window of Perca flavescens isolate YP-PL-M2 chromosome 15, PFLA_1.0, whole genome shotgun sequence genomic DNA carries:
- the LOC114569720 gene encoding zinc finger protein 862-like isoform X2 has translation MTGTRKGVVSRLRGSNMHVLGIHCMAHRLELAFKDAIKSCSMAKQIEDVLSGLHTFYCKSALNRANLKHSFKILGQNPLVPTRVGGTRWVCHLFRATDYFLRSYQGLTQHLDQIQSPDAEGVNAVQKSKARHYFQTCRDPAFFMFCNFMHDCLTHLSSLSLTLQTYQLSQWLKYTAAHKIQNQTWAQAESLYEGARE, from the exons ATGACAGGGACACGTAAAGGAGTAGTGAGCAGGCTGAGAGGAAGTAACATGCACGTCCTGGGTATTCACTGTATGGCACACCGCCTGGAACTAGCTTTCAAGGATGCCATTAAGAGCTGCTCTATGGCAAAACAGATTGAAGATGTGCTGTCAGGGCTGCATACATTCTATTGTAAAAGTGCTCTCAACAGGGCAAACCTAAAGCACAGCTTCAAGATTCTGGGCCAGAATCCCCTTGTACCAACTAGGGTTGGAGGCACCAGGTGGGTTTGTCACCTCTTCAGGGCCACTGACTATTTTTTGAGGAGTTACCAGGGACTTACCCAGCACCTAGACCAG ATTCAGTCACCAGATGCTGAAGGGGTGAATGCAGTGCAGAAGAGCAAAGCACGCCACTACTTCCAAACCTGCCGGGATCCagcatttttcatgttttgcaaCTTCATGCATGATTGCCTGACTCACCTCAGCAGCCTCTCTCTGACTCTTCAAACCTATCAGCTATCACAGTGGCTGAAGTACACAGCTGCTCACAAAATACAAAACCAG ACCTGGGCCCAAGCTGAAAGCCTGTATGAAGGAGCACGAGAATGA
- the LOC114569720 gene encoding zinc finger protein 862-like isoform X1: MTGTRKGVVSRLRGSNMHVLGIHCMAHRLELAFKDAIKSCSMAKQIEDVLSGLHTFYCKSALNRANLKHSFKILGQNPLVPTRVGGTRWVCHLFRATDYFLRSYQGLTQHLDQIQSPDAEGVNAVQKSKARHYFQTCRDPAFFMFCNFMHDCLTHLSSLSLTLQTYQLSQWLKYTAAHKIQNQVSVRELKSCVNVFAA, translated from the exons ATGACAGGGACACGTAAAGGAGTAGTGAGCAGGCTGAGAGGAAGTAACATGCACGTCCTGGGTATTCACTGTATGGCACACCGCCTGGAACTAGCTTTCAAGGATGCCATTAAGAGCTGCTCTATGGCAAAACAGATTGAAGATGTGCTGTCAGGGCTGCATACATTCTATTGTAAAAGTGCTCTCAACAGGGCAAACCTAAAGCACAGCTTCAAGATTCTGGGCCAGAATCCCCTTGTACCAACTAGGGTTGGAGGCACCAGGTGGGTTTGTCACCTCTTCAGGGCCACTGACTATTTTTTGAGGAGTTACCAGGGACTTACCCAGCACCTAGACCAG ATTCAGTCACCAGATGCTGAAGGGGTGAATGCAGTGCAGAAGAGCAAAGCACGCCACTACTTCCAAACCTGCCGGGATCCagcatttttcatgttttgcaaCTTCATGCATGATTGCCTGACTCACCTCAGCAGCCTCTCTCTGACTCTTCAAACCTATCAGCTATCACAGTGGCTGAAGTACACAGCTGCTCACAAAATACAAAACCAGGTGAGTGTCAGAGAACtgaaaagttgtgttaatgtgTTTGCTGCTTAG
- the thoc6 gene encoding THO complex subunit 6 homolog: MGPVELLHMSVFSQSFSPCGRFLAAGNNYGEIALFSLSAALSPDATALSQKPVLTFTAHDGPVFSLLSNDSQLLSAGNGEISCWSWSELIKKNAKPLWTKRPNYKSSLEIPEINAMIVNPRDNSLVVGGGDNNIHILDLEHGVFKSVLQGHSDYIHCVSVREREAEILSGGEDGAVRMWDSRTGQSVHCVEIYKYESCARPQFGKWISCLTTDSDWMLCGGGPSLSLWHLRSLSPTSVFPLAGCQRQAAFYQDMILAVGEGPFVSHCLLGGEVKAQIPCTPQSLNTLQINANSTEHRVLTVGGSSDHIDVFTNLSYKTFSLSF, from the exons CTCCTCCACATGTCCGTCTTCTCCCAGAGCTTTTCTCCGTGCGGACGCTTCCTGGCAGCAGGAAACAACTACGGAGAGATCGCTCTGTTCAG CCTGTCTGCAGCTCTGAGCCCCGACGCCACCGCACTGAGTCAGAAACCTGTTCTCACGTTCACAG CCCACGACGGCCCGGTCTTCTCGCTCCTCTCCAATGACTCTCAGCTCCTCAGCGCAGGAAACGGAGAGATCAGCTGCTGGAGCTGGAGTGAACTCATCAAGAAG AATGCCAAACCTCTGTGGACAAAAAGACCAAACTACAA ATCCAGTCTGGAGATCCCAGAGATCAACGCCATGATCGTCAACCCCCGA GACAACAGTCTGGTGGTCGGAGGAGGGGACAACAACATCCACATCTTGGACCTGGAGCACGGAGTCTTTAAG TCGGTCCTGCAGGGCCACTCGGACTACATCCACTGCGTGAGCGTGAGAGAGCGGGAGGCAGAGATCCTGTCCGGGGGGGAGGACGGAGCGGTGAGGATGTGGG ACAGCAGGACGGGTCAGTCGGTCCACTGCGTCGAGATCTACAAGTACGAG AGCTGTGCCCGGCCCCAGTTCGGTAAATGGATCAGCTGTCTGACCACAGACTCCGACTGGATG CTGTGTGGCGGCGGCCCGTCCCTGTCTCTGTGGCATCTCCGCTCGCTGTCTCCGACCTCCGTCTTCCCGCTGGCGGGCTGCCAGAGACAGGCCGCCTTCTACCAGGACATG ATCTTGGCTGTGGGTGAGGGTCCGTTTGTGTCTCACTGTCTGCTGGGTGGAGAGGTGAAAGCTCAGATCCCGTGCACGCCGCAGAGCCTCAACACGCTGCAGATCAACGCCAACAGCACGGAGCACCGG GTGCTGACGGTGGGAGGCAGCAGCGACCACATCGACGTGTTCACCAACCTGTCGTACAAAACCTTCTCCCTCAgcttctga